The stretch of DNA TGTATTGGCGCTGTAGCCACTGCTACCAAGCCATGCCTTTAGTGGGGGATAGCGGCTCATTCATGGCCTAGATCAACTAGAACTCTGTAGCAGTTTTTCGTCCTGATCATTCATTCCTGTAGTGTCATTAATATGTCCAGTGAAAGTCAGATCGCCTTTAACCCTGGAATACTCAAGGATGTGCGGATACTGATCGTTGACAACGATGCTGATAGCCGATATCTCTACAAGGTTTTGTTTGAGATCTACGGCGCACTGGTGACAGAAACTGAGTCTATTGCCAGTGCCATGACCTTCCTAGAGTGGCTAACTCCCGATATCGTGATCTGTGAAGTCAGATTTTTTGAGGAGGATGTGTTGCTGCTGATCCAGAAAATTAAAATCTTAGCTCTGGGCCGCGATAGAACCATTCCAGTGCTGATAGTTTCAGCCTATTGCGCAGCCAAATTTGCCCAAAGCCTGCTCACAATGGTCGAAGACTATCTGCCCAAGCCGATTGATATCGATCACTTAGTCGATGAGGTTTGGAATTTGGTTCACTTATCAAAATCCACAAGAAAAGTCAACATCCAGGACTGGGTGGAAAAGCGAAAAGTCTGGACAAAACAGCGCGCCATCGCCACCATGCTGTCCTATAGCGGTGCCTGATTGGATCTGTCTGTGGCAATGTGAATATTGACTACATTCTCAAGCAAATCATACATCAAAACAGACACGTGGATGGGAAGTGTATAGGCGGTTGCCTATATGATGAAAATTTTTCAAAACCATGACTTACATTCTTTCTCTCTTGAAGTCTAAACCGCTAGCTCCAGTTCAGAGACAAGGCGAATCGCCCATCCTTTGCTACTACATTAACGACACAGTAGATACGCAAATCATTCGCATTGTAAGCGAGTCAGAATACCATTTTGAGCGGATTGTTTTTCCCAAGGAGCGAGTTTTGTTTGAGGCTTTTCTAGAATCTTATCTGGAAATCCATTCGCCCCACCTCGGCAGGAATCGAATCACTCGATCTGAGTGTAGGCTATTGCAGGTCAGTGAACAGTAGGCTGTTGCCTCTCTAAGCAGCGTCTATGGCAGGTTTCAGTCGGGTGAGGTGCGTCGTGATGATTCTCTCTTCCCCTTATTATGGGGGTGCAGAATGAATCTTTGCAGCAAGAAGTAGGGGGCTAAAACTTAGCCAATATGTCCTCACTCAATTGGGATTTACTGTAGATGTTTGTAAGGCAATAGAATGATTTTCATCGGTGTCTAGTTTTTTTTGTTGAACGTTTAAAGTGCCTAATCAGGAGGTTCCATGACTAATGCAAATTTAAATCCAAAGCCTGTAGATCCAAAATCTGCCAGCGACGGTAGCGAGCTGATTCCCGCTGAGATTCAGGCTAATATTCGTCATCACGATGCCGAGCAGGCCACTCAAGGGGAGGCGATTCCGGGTACGACGGTGGACGATGAGGGGCTAATTAATAATTTCGCTACCGAGCCCAGAGTGTACCCTGCAACCTACCCTTCGCCCCGGCAGCAGCGCCGATACCTTGTTTTGGGTGCGACAGCCATTGTATTTGTGGCTGTTTTGGTCTGGATTTCATTTTCTGTGAGCTAGAACTTGGCGGATGGTTGCCCTAAAACTGGAGGATTGCAATGAATGCCCAGGAAATTCTTGCTCTGTACGCCACAGGGCATCGAGATTTTAGCCACGCCAATCTGGTGGAAGTTTGCCTGGTCAATGCTCAGTTGGCTGGGGCTAAGCTGGTTGGGGCGGAACTGGCGAATGCTAACTTAAGTGGGGCACAGCTGACAGAAACCCGCTTTGACAAAGCCAAGCTCAACCAGGCTAAGCTGTCCCAGACGGCCCTGGTGCAGGCCTGCTTAACCCATGCCGATTTGAGCGGCGCAGATTTGAGCGGGGCCAATTTGAACGCGGCCAATCTGAGCGGGGCAGACCTGAGTGGGGCAGACCTGAGTGGGGCCTGTCTGGGGGGAGCAGAGCTGCAAAATGCCAACCTGTACCAGGCCGATCTAAGCGGCGTAGATCTGCGCTGTGCCGACCTGACGGGGGCCAACCTTAGGGATACCGACCTCAGCGATGCCAATCTGGAAGGGGCCTACCTGGGCAAAGCCGACCTCACTGGGGCCACCCTGACTGGGGGCACCCTCAACAAGGCGCAGCTGGATCACACCATTCTGCCCGACGGCACCATTGCCAGTTAGCGTCATTGAGCGCCACATAGCCATCGCCATAACCGCCAGGACATTCTGTTAAGCCCGCTATACACCATTGCGTCACCCCAGTTCTGGCTAACGACCAGGGTAGATGTCCTAGGCGCAATAGCCATCGCTATAGAATCGGTAGGTGTTGCGGCCCTGGTTTTTGGCCTGGTAGAGGGCCTGGTCGGCGTGGCGCAGCAGGGTGGTGGGGTCGGTGCCGTGCTGGGGAAATAGGGCGATGCCAATGCTGGTGCCGATGTGCAGCGGCTGGCCGTCGATCGCAAAGGCGGGTTGCAGGCTGGCCAGAATGCGATCGCAGGTGCGCCCCACCGACTCCGCCGCCGCCAGCTGCGAGAGCACCAGAATAAACTCGTCGCCGCCCCAGCGCACCAGCAGGTCTTCGCCCCGCAGGCAGTGGGCCAGGCGCTGGGCCACCTGGTGCAGCAGCTGGTCGCCCACCCCGTGGCCCAGGCTGTCGTTGATGGTTTTGAACTGGTCGAGGTCTAAAAAGGCCACTGCCACCTGGGTCTGCTGGCGATCGGCCTGGGCCAGCACCTTGGGCAGGTAGGTGTCGAGAAAGGCGCGGTTGGGCAGGCCGGTGAGCGGATCGTAGAAGGCCTGGCGGCGCATTTCGGCCTCGGCCTGCTTTTTTTCGGTGATGTCGCGCACCAGCCAGTGCAGGCGGGCTTCGCCGTTCTCGTGGCTGGTGGAGACGGTAATAGCGACATCGACGGCGGCCCCCTGGCGGGGCAGTAGCTTGGTCTCCCAGGTTTTGGTGGGCAGCGCCTGGGTGGTGCGGCCCAGCTGCGCCAGCACAGCATAGAAGGCGCGGCGGTGCTCAATCGGCAGAAACAGCACCATGGGCTTGGCCACCAGTGACTCCTGGGGCAGGCGCAGCAGGGCAGTGATTGCCACATTGCCCGCCTGAATCATGCCCTTGGCATCGCTCACCAGGTAGCCGTCGGGGGCGAGGTTAAACAGATCTTGGTAGCGCTGGCGCTCGGTCTCCAGCTGCTGGCGGTAGTCGGCCAGGGCCTGGTTTTGCAGCATCATCTCTTCATGGGCGGTGCGCAGCTCTTCGATCACCAGGGTGAGGTTGTCCAGGGCCACCGCCAGCAGCTCGGCATTGATGGGGGACGCAC from Leptolyngbya sp. KIOST-1 encodes:
- the psb34 gene encoding photosystem II assembly protein Psb34; the protein is MTNANLNPKPVDPKSASDGSELIPAEIQANIRHHDAEQATQGEAIPGTTVDDEGLINNFATEPRVYPATYPSPRQQRRYLVLGATAIVFVAVLVWISFSVS
- a CDS encoding response regulator, which gives rise to MSSESQIAFNPGILKDVRILIVDNDADSRYLYKVLFEIYGALVTETESIASAMTFLEWLTPDIVICEVRFFEEDVLLLIQKIKILALGRDRTIPVLIVSAYCAAKFAQSLLTMVEDYLPKPIDIDHLVDEVWNLVHLSKSTRKVNIQDWVEKRKVWTKQRAIATMLSYSGA
- a CDS encoding DUF1830 domain-containing protein, whose translation is MTYILSLLKSKPLAPVQRQGESPILCYYINDTVDTQIIRIVSESEYHFERIVFPKERVLFEAFLESYLEIHSPHLGRNRITRSECRLLQVSEQ
- a CDS encoding diguanylate cyclase domain-containing protein codes for the protein MNTLFDRIDAVQQQALLLQERASASPINAELLAVALDNLTLVIEELRTAHEEMMLQNQALADYRQQLETERQRYQDLFNLAPDGYLVSDAKGMIQAGNVAITALLRLPQESLVAKPMVLFLPIEHRRAFYAVLAQLGRTTQALPTKTWETKLLPRQGAAVDVAITVSTSHENGEARLHWLVRDITEKKQAEAEMRRQAFYDPLTGLPNRAFLDTYLPKVLAQADRQQTQVAVAFLDLDQFKTINDSLGHGVGDQLLHQVAQRLAHCLRGEDLLVRWGGDEFILVLSQLAAAESVGRTCDRILASLQPAFAIDGQPLHIGTSIGIALFPQHGTDPTTLLRHADQALYQAKNQGRNTYRFYSDGYCA
- a CDS encoding pentapeptide repeat-containing protein; the protein is MNAQEILALYATGHRDFSHANLVEVCLVNAQLAGAKLVGAELANANLSGAQLTETRFDKAKLNQAKLSQTALVQACLTHADLSGADLSGANLNAANLSGADLSGADLSGACLGGAELQNANLYQADLSGVDLRCADLTGANLRDTDLSDANLEGAYLGKADLTGATLTGGTLNKAQLDHTILPDGTIAS